The genomic DNA TAGGCTTCGAGCTGCGCCATGATCGCCTTGAGGAATTGCGGCTTGCCGGCGGTCCAGCCCTCTCTCAGCGCATAGGGCGCGTATTGCACCGCGGCCGAGAGCACGCAGGCGCCGGATGGCGCCAGCGTGGGATCGGCGAGGCTCGGCAGCGTGATCTCCATCACCGGCTCGGGTGAGAACTCGCCATATTTGGACGGGTTGAAGGCGCGCTCGACATGGTCGGGCGAAGGGGCGATGACCAGCCGGCCCTTGGGGCCAGCGGCGTCGACGCCGGTGAATTGCGGCGGCCGGTCGAGCGCCAGATGGAGCTTTGCCGCGTCGCCCTTCATGCGGATGTTCCTCACCTTGCGAACAAAGCCGGTGTCGACCTCGCGCGGCCCGACGAGATCGAGGATCGTCGTTGCCGGGTTGATTGCGGAGACGACCGTCTTGGCCCGCAGCGTCTCGCCGCCTTGCGTGACGACGCCGACGGCGCGGCCCTTTTCGACGATGACCTTGGCGACCGGCGAGGTTTGGCGGATCGAGACGCCAGCCTTTTCTGCGGCCGAGCGGATGGCGGCGACGACGGCGCCCATGCCGCCTTTCGGTAGTATCTGCGCGCCGGCAAGGCCGCCGATCTCGCCGCCCAGCCGGTAGTAGAGGCCGAGCAGCGAGGTCGGCGAGCGCGGACCGAGATGGCTGCCGAGCGTCGCATCGAAGGCGAGCAGACCCTTCAGCCTGTCGTCCGAAAGCTGCTCGTCGAGCAGGTCGCAGACGTTCATCAAGAGCACGCGCAGGAAGTCGCGCATATCTTCCTTGCCGAGCCGCTTCAGCGCCAGCGCGGTCTGGCCGAGCCCGGTCATCTCGGCGAGC from Mesorhizobium sp. M1E.F.Ca.ET.045.02.1.1 includes the following:
- a CDS encoding NAD(P)/FAD-dependent oxidoreductase; amino-acid sequence: MTSSEVNWNAIVIGGGHNGLVAAAMLAKSGRKVLLLEAGNDVGGAARTEEFAPGFRVSAVAHLLNRLHPDVVKTLELERHGLKVERGDFVPSVALSKDGPLVLHGAYGEVLTGATPSEQSAWRDLRAQLLRYAGVLKPFLSRRPPDPAGMSLAEMTGLGQTALALKRLGKEDMRDFLRVLLMNVCDLLDEQLSDDRLKGLLAFDATLGSHLGPRSPTSLLGLYYRLGGEIGGLAGAQILPKGGMGAVVAAIRSAAEKAGVSIRQTSPVAKVIVEKGRAVGVVTQGGETLRAKTVVSAINPATTILDLVGPREVDTGFVRKVRNIRMKGDAAKLHLALDRPPQFTGVDAAGPKGRLVIAPSPDHVERAFNPSKYGEFSPEPVMEITLPSLADPTLAPSGACVLSAAVQYAPYALREGWTAGKPQFLKAIMAQLEAYAPGIGATVRHAELLTPADLEARYRMPGGHWHHGELQADQMLMSRPVSGWSGYDTPLEGLFLAGAGSHPGGGISGAPGLNAARRIIAMRA